In the genome of Deinococcus deserti VCD115, one region contains:
- a CDS encoding PASTA domain-containing protein → MTGQAGPHKLIDGKYEIVREIAREGHVTLSEVRAGEGVTRRVAWFDVTTPADRQAFHAYRTAVRALAPAGLTDVVARPGAYYAVWQPVAGTPLEEFLAQPVKSEETVEAVRNLVARLAAHNFAVTDADIVVEDHQPRVAYLRPVTRTPEDIALLNEATLAALSGGRVRPRRQPGAWLSFVPGLLFLGGAIYLGSQAAQIYLNPPVQEVVSVTGKEAKEATQQLIRAGYRVQYTEGQAGSLPIGSIIRQDPAGGTSLPVGRLITLTVNNPPSIQVPRVEEMTLAQAKAALKDGALTLGKVLKVDGTLTNTPVGHVIAQLPQPGVQTQPGQSVQVIVSTGVQGKDTWIPNLTGMTYEQARDHVRAAGLVVTNVREKPSDDPENSVLEQTPAPYVRVAVGSPVTLTVATARYSPPTQPAGSLPLPPVYVPPTPTAPEQAPQDPTPAPPDAPDTAPEPTPQEIPATPPVTGPVPVPEPAPSAELPTSTVSFNYLFPEDLPDGTYTVVVRDADGERVVLAPTEATQLRGATATSDNALTVRGTAVFVIRRDGAEYATVNP, encoded by the coding sequence ATGACGGGGCAGGCCGGACCACACAAGCTGATTGACGGGAAATACGAGATCGTGCGCGAAATCGCGCGCGAGGGTCATGTCACCCTCTCGGAGGTTCGCGCAGGCGAGGGTGTCACCCGCCGCGTGGCATGGTTCGACGTGACGACTCCTGCCGACCGTCAGGCCTTTCACGCTTACCGCACTGCCGTGAGGGCTCTGGCGCCAGCCGGACTGACCGACGTGGTGGCCCGGCCCGGCGCCTACTACGCCGTGTGGCAGCCGGTCGCCGGAACCCCCCTTGAAGAGTTCCTGGCCCAGCCGGTCAAATCCGAGGAGACGGTCGAGGCTGTGCGCAACCTCGTGGCGCGTCTGGCGGCGCACAACTTTGCGGTCACGGACGCCGACATCGTTGTGGAGGATCATCAACCTCGGGTTGCCTATCTACGCCCCGTCACCCGCACGCCCGAAGATATTGCCCTGCTCAATGAGGCAACCCTGGCCGCGCTGAGTGGCGGCCGCGTCCGTCCCCGCCGGCAACCGGGAGCATGGTTGTCGTTCGTGCCAGGCCTGCTGTTCCTGGGGGGCGCGATCTACCTGGGAAGCCAGGCAGCACAGATCTACCTCAATCCGCCGGTCCAGGAGGTGGTCAGCGTGACGGGCAAGGAGGCCAAGGAAGCCACCCAGCAACTGATTCGCGCTGGCTACCGCGTTCAGTACACCGAGGGCCAGGCAGGCAGCCTGCCTATTGGATCCATCATCCGGCAGGACCCGGCGGGAGGCACGTCCCTGCCGGTGGGTCGCCTGATTACCCTGACGGTCAACAATCCGCCGTCTATCCAGGTGCCGCGCGTGGAGGAAATGACCCTTGCCCAGGCCAAAGCGGCCCTGAAAGACGGAGCCCTCACCCTGGGGAAGGTGCTCAAGGTCGATGGCACGCTGACCAACACCCCCGTAGGCCATGTGATTGCCCAGCTTCCCCAACCTGGCGTCCAGACGCAGCCGGGACAGTCAGTCCAGGTGATCGTCAGCACTGGGGTGCAGGGCAAGGACACCTGGATTCCCAACCTCACTGGCATGACCTATGAGCAGGCGCGTGACCATGTGCGCGCCGCAGGTCTGGTCGTGACCAACGTCCGTGAAAAGCCCAGCGATGATCCGGAAAACAGCGTCTTGGAGCAGACTCCGGCGCCGTACGTCCGGGTAGCTGTCGGCAGCCCGGTGACCCTCACGGTGGCCACGGCCCGCTACAGCCCGCCCACGCAGCCTGCCGGAAGCCTGCCTCTGCCGCCGGTCTACGTCCCACCTACACCAACTGCCCCAGAGCAGGCACCCCAGGACCCCACTCCCGCCCCGCCGGACGCTCCGGACACGGCGCCTGAACCCACTCCGCAGGAGATTCCGGCCACGCCGCCGGTCACCGGTCCGGTTCCCGTACCTGAACCTGCGCCCAGTGCCGAGCTGCCTACCAGTACCGTCAGCTTCAACTACCTGTTCCCGGAGGACCTGCCGGACGGAACCTATACAGTGGTCGTGCGAGACGCCGATGGCGAGCGTGTGGTGCTTGCACCCACCGAGGCGACCCAGCTGCGCGGTGCCACAGCCACCAGCGACAATG
- a CDS encoding AzlD domain-containing protein, translating to MSPTAIILLMWAVTYPARLLGLSLGRLHLPPFWLAFLKFVPVSVFAALVVPDVLGSPEWVRRLIACVVGGALMWRTRHLGFGLLGGFAAYWGARVAGL from the coding sequence GTGAGCCCGACTGCGATCATCCTGCTGATGTGGGCTGTGACCTATCCGGCGCGGCTGCTGGGCCTGAGTCTGGGCCGCCTGCACCTGCCACCCTTCTGGCTGGCATTTCTGAAGTTTGTGCCGGTCAGTGTCTTTGCTGCACTGGTCGTGCCCGACGTCCTGGGCAGTCCGGAGTGGGTCCGGCGTCTGATTGCCTGCGTCGTGGGCGGCGCACTGATGTGGCGCACCCGGCACCTGGGGTTTGGGCTGCTGGGAGGCTTCGCGGCCTACTGGGGCGCACGGGTCGCCGGGCTCTGA
- a CDS encoding AzlC family ABC transporter permease, with protein sequence MPLWLGLVPFAVAYAVTARAAGLGVWETQLMSLTVFAGASQFAAAGLFASGASALGVVGTTFLLNVRHVLYGLSLSRQLPLTRWERTLAAQFLTDEAYGVSVVHGPRDPAGLSFAFLLGAELSLYVVWNLSTLAGALAGAVLPDPQALGVGVIFPLAFLGLLVPLLADRLNLLVAAVSGIGAWLLARVLPGGLVILLAGVGGALLGAWLLTRLEPQEAGA encoded by the coding sequence ATGCCCCTATGGCTGGGCTTGGTGCCGTTCGCGGTGGCCTACGCGGTCACGGCCCGTGCGGCCGGTCTGGGGGTCTGGGAGACCCAGCTGATGAGCCTGACGGTGTTTGCCGGCGCCAGCCAGTTCGCAGCAGCCGGCCTGTTTGCTTCCGGGGCTTCCGCCCTGGGTGTTGTGGGTACCACTTTTTTGCTCAACGTGCGGCACGTCCTGTACGGTCTGAGCCTGTCGCGCCAGCTGCCTCTGACCCGCTGGGAGCGTACCCTGGCCGCACAGTTCCTGACCGATGAGGCGTACGGCGTCAGCGTGGTTCATGGTCCCCGTGACCCTGCGGGCCTGAGCTTTGCCTTTCTTCTGGGGGCCGAACTCAGCCTGTACGTGGTGTGGAACCTGTCGACCCTGGCAGGCGCCCTGGCCGGTGCGGTACTGCCGGACCCGCAGGCGTTGGGCGTGGGAGTCATTTTTCCCCTGGCATTTCTGGGTCTGCTGGTGCCGCTGCTGGCCGACCGCCTGAATCTGCTGGTCGCAGCGGTTTCCGGGATAGGAGCCTGGCTGCTCGCGCGCGTACTTCCCGGAGGACTGGTGATCCTCCTGGCCGGTGTGGGCGGCGCTTTGCTGGGAGCCTGGCTGCTGACCCGCCTGGAACCGCAGGAGGCTGGCGCGTGA
- a CDS encoding TlpA family protein disulfide reductase, with translation MEWPSQEDFVHGDPVAPPCGWDRPGLVMTFNLECSGCVSRGIPFLKRLHSEFGGRVQLLAVHTSWGHRQLPREDVEPTLLKFSRDFARLPFPVALDLDGSFARHWNTEGTPHWLAFAPGGELLRSVYGSQENAQTRLQYLLQEWAGQGDGP, from the coding sequence ATGGAATGGCCCTCGCAGGAGGACTTCGTGCATGGTGACCCAGTGGCGCCTCCGTGTGGGTGGGACAGGCCCGGTCTGGTCATGACCTTCAACCTCGAATGCTCCGGCTGTGTGTCGCGGGGCATTCCTTTTCTCAAGCGGTTGCACAGCGAGTTCGGTGGCCGGGTGCAGCTGCTGGCGGTTCATACCAGTTGGGGGCACCGGCAGCTGCCCCGGGAGGATGTCGAACCCACCCTGCTGAAGTTCTCCCGTGACTTTGCGCGACTGCCGTTTCCGGTTGCGCTGGACCTGGACGGCTCGTTTGCCCGGCACTGGAACACTGAAGGCACTCCGCACTGGCTGGCATTCGCGCCGGGCGGCGAGTTGCTGCGCAGCGTGTACGGCAGTCAGGAAAACGCGCAGACCCGGCTTCAGTACCTGTTGCAGGAATGGGCTGGCCAGGGGGACGGACCCTGA